One window from the genome of Leptospira perdikensis encodes:
- a CDS encoding aldehyde dehydrogenase family protein, producing MTQATLTQAPTTGKPVIQTKSFTPSDIDRIFKAQKAKALELRLSNFKTRITKLKKLKDVVLKYQTEIQKALHSDFKKSSGEVDITEILPTVAEINDAIRHVKHWMRPKNVMTPPTLLGATSRIIYEPKGVCLIIAPWNYPFHLAIAPLAAAIAAGNTVMLKPSEFTPHTADVIKAMLSEVFSEEEVAVFEGDVAVSTALLEAPFDHIFFTGSTPVGKIVMAAAAKNLTSVTLELGGKSPSIVAEDADMKVAAERIMWGKFLNAGQTCVAPDYLLIPESKVDEFVNNAKEVTESFFKSKPENFTASPDFCRIVNAKNFGRVSSYMDDAVKKGAHIAYGGEVRSSDNFISPTILTHVSLDARIMEDEIFGPLLPIVTYKTLDDAIHIINERPKPLALYIFTKKSRTSKYVLRRTSSGGAVINDVILHLVNPNLPFGGVNHSGHGSYHGLFGFKTFSHERSVLQTPKASIAKLMYPPYSSFVRLIVRLTTKFFI from the coding sequence ATGACTCAAGCCACTCTTACGCAAGCCCCTACCACTGGAAAGCCTGTGATCCAAACAAAAAGTTTTACTCCATCCGATATTGATCGTATCTTCAAAGCACAGAAGGCAAAAGCTTTGGAACTTCGGTTATCGAATTTCAAAACTCGTATCACAAAACTAAAGAAGCTGAAAGACGTTGTCCTTAAATACCAAACGGAAATCCAAAAAGCTCTTCACTCTGATTTTAAAAAATCTTCGGGTGAGGTAGACATTACTGAAATTCTACCTACCGTTGCCGAAATTAATGATGCCATCCGCCATGTAAAACATTGGATGCGCCCAAAAAATGTAATGACTCCACCGACTCTACTCGGTGCAACCAGCCGAATCATCTATGAACCAAAAGGGGTTTGTTTGATCATCGCTCCTTGGAATTATCCCTTTCATCTAGCCATAGCTCCTTTGGCAGCAGCCATTGCCGCTGGTAACACTGTAATGTTAAAACCTTCAGAGTTTACCCCGCATACTGCAGATGTCATTAAGGCGATGTTAAGCGAAGTATTTTCTGAAGAGGAAGTTGCTGTATTCGAAGGTGATGTTGCAGTTTCAACGGCACTGCTCGAAGCACCTTTTGATCATATCTTTTTTACAGGATCTACTCCTGTTGGTAAAATTGTTATGGCAGCAGCTGCAAAAAATCTTACCAGCGTAACATTGGAGTTAGGTGGTAAGTCTCCTTCCATCGTAGCAGAAGATGCGGACATGAAAGTGGCAGCAGAAAGAATTATGTGGGGAAAATTTCTGAATGCTGGACAAACTTGTGTGGCACCAGATTATCTTTTAATTCCCGAATCCAAAGTGGATGAATTTGTAAACAACGCTAAAGAAGTCACAGAAAGTTTCTTTAAATCGAAACCTGAAAACTTTACAGCGAGTCCTGACTTTTGTCGTATTGTAAATGCAAAGAACTTTGGTCGAGTTTCTTCTTATATGGATGATGCTGTCAAAAAAGGGGCTCATATTGCTTACGGTGGGGAAGTTCGAAGTTCCGATAATTTTATTTCACCAACCATTCTTACACATGTGTCTTTGGATGCACGTATTATGGAAGATGAAATTTTTGGACCACTCCTTCCTATTGTTACTTATAAAACCTTGGATGATGCCATTCACATCATCAACGAAAGACCAAAACCGTTGGCTTTGTACATTTTCACAAAAAAAAGCCGTACATCCAAATATGTTCTACGAAGAACTAGCTCCGGTGGGGCTGTGATCAACGACGTGATTTTACATTTGGTGAACCCAAATCTACCATTTGGTGGAGTGAATCATTCAGGTCATGGTAGTTATCATGGGCTTTTTGGATTCAAAACTTTTTCACATGAAAGGTCTGTTTTACAAACTCCTAAGGCATCCATCGCTAAGTTGATGTATCCACCTTATTCAAGTTTTGTGAGATTGATTGTAAGATTAACAACAAAGTTCTTTATTTAG
- a CDS encoding bacteriohemerythrin, whose protein sequence is MQKDYSAHLDSLRITWLSEPFHLGIPIIDLQHVWLVHIILELEETIVESEKDGSDVDVHVSFRKALDYVAEHFALEEDILEHFNYPSFKEHVKGHRNFVERLTEKYYEAKDNQMAALGILQILKKWLFQHILHDDTDYADFFKASGVDLKSYCNEILKSGKYPISKEQLLIYQNIVQMDTTHIALHEQSIDTIQEIRNIWKTYNLSTGVPIIDLQHVWLLKMIVELDHSLKLGDGSSDTFHRVIAAAIEYTKDHFGVEDKIMRYFRFTDVVNHMNQHKRFIDFIKTRNDEFKLGNPRAGLHLVQDLRNWLLSHIALEDKKIGIAFESRVRELSEFTKKLHQAGEIAISREQKKLYKLVMQSAPDPLD, encoded by the coding sequence ATGCAAAAGGATTACTCCGCGCATTTAGATTCCTTACGAATCACTTGGTTAAGTGAACCTTTCCACCTCGGAATTCCCATCATTGACTTGCAACATGTTTGGTTGGTTCATATTATTTTAGAGTTGGAAGAAACCATTGTCGAATCCGAAAAAGATGGGTCTGATGTGGATGTTCACGTATCTTTTCGGAAAGCTTTGGATTATGTGGCGGAACATTTTGCTTTAGAAGAAGACATTCTGGAACATTTTAATTATCCAAGTTTTAAAGAACATGTAAAGGGGCACCGTAATTTTGTAGAGCGGTTAACTGAAAAATATTATGAAGCCAAAGATAACCAAATGGCTGCTTTGGGTATTTTACAGATCCTTAAAAAATGGTTATTCCAACATATCTTACATGATGACACCGATTATGCTGATTTTTTTAAAGCTAGCGGAGTTGATTTAAAATCATACTGTAATGAAATTTTAAAATCTGGCAAATATCCAATTTCCAAAGAACAACTTTTGATTTATCAAAACATTGTACAAATGGATACAACCCATATTGCTCTACATGAACAGTCCATTGATACCATCCAAGAAATTCGAAACATTTGGAAAACATATAATCTTTCCACTGGTGTTCCTATTATAGATTTACAACATGTTTGGTTATTAAAAATGATCGTTGAATTGGATCACTCTCTTAAGTTAGGTGATGGTTCTAGTGATACGTTCCATCGGGTGATTGCTGCCGCTATTGAATACACAAAAGACCATTTTGGTGTGGAAGATAAAATCATGCGGTACTTTCGATTTACTGATGTGGTTAACCATATGAACCAACACAAACGGTTTATTGATTTTATCAAAACTAGAAATGATGAATTTAAATTAGGAAATCCTCGGGCCGGTTTGCACTTGGTTCAGGACCTTCGTAATTGGCTTTTGTCTCATATTGCTCTTGAGGATAAAAAAATCGGAATCGCTTTTGAGTCCCGTGTGCGGGAGCTTTCCGAGTTTACGAAAAAATTGCACCAAGCTGGCGAAATTGCCATTTCTCGGGAGCAAAAAAAACTATATAAGTTGGTGATGCAATCGGCTCCAGACCCTCTCGATTGA
- the gatB gene encoding Asp-tRNA(Asn)/Glu-tRNA(Gln) amidotransferase subunit GatB: MEYEVIIGLEVHVQLNTLSKIFSTATNEFGGSPNTHISPLCVALPGTLPVLNEVVLEKAVRAGVALGCEITQFTKFDRKNYFYPDLPKGYQISQFDKPYATQGGIHIKLKGETDEKFIPLTRIHMEEDAGKLIHSHDPSINRSYVDYNRAGTPLIEIVSEPDLRSSDEAYVYLNELKTILRYIQVSDCNMEEGSLRCDANVSIRPKGEKGFRTRVEIKNLNSFKAVKQAIDYEIEWQKDVYSRGESFRQMTKLWDATLLKTIPMRSKEMSHDYRYFPEPDLPTIQISSSFIEDIRKTLPELPRQKKERYKTELGLPDYDAEVLTSEREIAEYFEQALLVSGDAKKTSNWVKDEILGIVNKENISIQEFAIDPLRIGKLVKLINSGEITGKIAKTIFEDMLTTKDQPESIVETKGLKVVRDDKALEEIVIRVIESQPESVEGWKNGKDRVLGAIVGGVMKETKGKADPKLVNDLILAKLGPLGEKKKV; the protein is encoded by the coding sequence ATGGAATACGAAGTTATCATCGGTCTGGAAGTCCACGTCCAACTCAACACTCTATCTAAAATTTTTTCTACGGCTACAAACGAATTCGGTGGTAGTCCCAATACTCATATTTCTCCGCTTTGCGTTGCTTTGCCTGGCACATTGCCTGTGTTAAACGAAGTTGTTTTGGAAAAAGCCGTTCGTGCAGGTGTTGCCCTCGGATGTGAGATCACTCAATTTACAAAATTTGATCGTAAAAATTATTTTTATCCTGATTTACCGAAAGGATATCAGATTTCTCAGTTTGATAAACCTTATGCAACACAAGGTGGAATTCATATCAAACTAAAAGGAGAAACAGATGAGAAGTTTATTCCTCTCACTCGGATCCATATGGAAGAGGATGCAGGAAAACTAATCCACTCTCATGATCCATCCATCAATCGTTCTTATGTTGATTATAACCGTGCGGGCACTCCTCTCATTGAAATTGTTTCGGAACCTGACTTACGTTCTTCTGATGAGGCATATGTTTATTTAAACGAACTAAAAACAATATTACGATACATTCAGGTTTCTGATTGTAATATGGAAGAAGGATCTCTTCGTTGTGATGCCAATGTCTCTATTCGTCCTAAAGGGGAAAAAGGATTTCGTACTCGAGTAGAAATCAAAAATTTAAACTCCTTTAAGGCCGTAAAACAAGCAATAGACTATGAAATCGAATGGCAAAAAGATGTTTATTCTCGTGGAGAATCATTTCGTCAAATGACAAAACTTTGGGATGCGACTTTGCTCAAAACCATCCCCATGCGTTCAAAAGAAATGAGTCATGACTATCGTTATTTCCCAGAACCAGATCTTCCTACCATTCAAATCTCTAGTTCTTTTATTGAAGACATTCGTAAAACTTTACCTGAACTTCCAAGACAAAAAAAAGAAAGATATAAAACTGAACTTGGCCTTCCGGATTATGATGCGGAAGTATTAACAAGTGAACGTGAGATTGCAGAATATTTTGAACAAGCTCTTCTCGTTTCCGGTGATGCCAAAAAAACATCTAACTGGGTGAAAGATGAAATTCTTGGAATTGTAAACAAAGAAAACATATCCATTCAGGAATTTGCAATTGATCCTTTGCGTATCGGTAAACTTGTAAAACTCATCAACTCGGGAGAGATCACAGGTAAAATAGCAAAAACTATTTTTGAAGATATGTTAACCACAAAAGACCAGCCAGAATCCATTGTGGAAACAAAAGGTTTAAAAGTGGTTCGCGATGATAAAGCACTTGAAGAGATTGTGATTCGTGTGATTGAATCTCAACCAGAATCAGTGGAAGGTTGGAAAAATGGAAAGGATCGGGTACTCGGTGCGATTGTTGGTGGTGTAATGAAAGAAACCAAAGGCAAAGCAGATCCGAAACTTGTAAATGATCTGATCCTCGCTAAACTTGGGCCACTCGGCGAAAA